GCCATGTCATCCGCCGCATCCTCAAGGCCCACTTGCGCCAGGAGGGCGCGCGCCTCGCCGTCCAGCCGGGCAAGGCTGCTCAGCGGGCGCCAGAATTGCCGGTCGAGGCCGTGATGCCGCTGAAGCGAGACGCGCACGTTTTCCAACACGCTCATATGCGGAAAGATCGCCGAGATCTGGAACGAGCGCACCATGCGCCGGCGTACCACATCGGCGGGCTTCAACCCGGTGATGTCCTCCCCGGCAAGCGTGATGCGGCCCGATGTGGGCGTGTGGAATTTGGTCAAAAGGCCGAATACGGTGGATTTGCCCGCACCGTTGGGGCCAATCAGCGCGTGTATCGTGCCCTGCCGGATCGTCAGGTCCAGATCGTCGACGGCGTGAAACCCGCCGAACGCCTTGGTCAGGCCGCGCGCAGTGAGGACGGCGTCCGCCTCAGCCGGGGCAGCGGCGGCTGCGCTCATGACGGGACGGTATCGCGCAGCGAGGGACGATGCGCATTGCGCGCGCGCCACGCATCCAGCGCCGGGATCGCCGGGCGCCAATCGGCCTCCGGAAAACGGAAATCGACATATTCGATCGCGTTGGCCACCGAGATCTCGGCCATGCCCATATGCGTGTCGCTCAGATGGTCTGCCATCGGCTCCAGCTGGGTCAGCCCATTCGTCATCGACGCATAGCGCCGCTGCGCCACGGGATGGCTGTCATACTCGGTCGCGGCCAGATCGTCCGATATGATCTTGCGCCCGATGATGATGTGAACGGCGGCCTCGGTGACCCCCCAGGCGCGCCCGGCGATTTCGTATTGCACTGGCGAGATGGATTTGAGGTGCGATCCCTCCGGCGCGATCTTGGCCGCATGATCGGCGATCAGCATCGCCTCGGTCATGACGGTTCCGTCATCCATGATCAACGTGGGCACCCGGCGCGCGGGGTTGGCCGCGACCAATTGGTCAGGATCGGCCCAGGGATTCAGGATATCCAACTCGAAATCGGCGCCCGCCTCGATCAGCATGGCATGGGCCAGCCGGGCGTAGGGCGAAGTCGTGCTTTTCATAAGTTTCATGGCGCTTGGGGCTCCGGATGAAGGCGGGGCGGCGAGGGACGCCGCCCCAAGGTCCAAACTCAGTTCGCTGCGGTCAGCGCGCAGCCGGACTCGGCCGCCGACAGGAACAGATCCTGACCAGGGATGCGCGCGACGATTTCATAAAGGTCGGCAGGGCCTTCGCTCTCTTCCGGCGTGTTCACCTCGACCAGCAGCATGTCATAGATCACGCGGCCGTTCTCTTGAATGCTGGCATTTTCGTAAAAGCCGCCGTCGATTGGCATTTCCTTCATCTTGGCCGTGACGGTGGCGTCGTCATCCGTACCCGCGGCCTCGACCGCCTTGAGGTAATGCGTGACCGCCGCATAGGCGCCCGCATGGCCCATGGTCGGCACAGCGCCGCCCGACCGCTCGAGAAAGCGGGCACCCCACTCACGGGTGGTATCGTTCAGATCGTAGTAGAACGACGTCGCCATGCGGATGTTCTGCGTTGTCTCAAGGCCAAGCGCCTGCACATTATTGGCAAAGACCAGCATCGCGACCAACTTGTCCGAGAGGCCAAATGGCCCTGCTTGCTTGATCGCCGTCTCAAGATCGGTACCCGCATTCGCCAGACCGATCACATTCGCGCCCGAGCCTTGCGCCGACAAAAGCGCCGACGCCAGATCGTTGGTGTTAAGCGGATGCACCGTCTCGCCCACGACGCTGCCACCCGCGTCCTCGACGGCCTCGGTCGCGTCCTTGGACAGGCCGTGGCCGAAGACGTAATCGGCGGTCAGCAGGTACCAGCTGTCGCCGCCCGACTCGACCACCGCGCCGGCGACGCCGCGCGCCAATTCACGCGTGGTGGGCGCCCATTGCACACCGTAGGGCGAGCATTGATCACCTACGAAGTTGGGCGCGTAACCGCCCGAGACCAACGTGACGACGCCCGCCTCGGCAGCGCGCCCCTGCGCGGCAAGGCCCACGGCGGATGACCCGCCCAGCGTCATCGCATCGACGGCCTCTTCGTCGATGAAACGCTGCGCGAGGGCCGAGCCGATGTCGGGCTTGCCTTGGTGGTCCGCCGACAGAACCTCGATCGGGTTGCCCAGAACTGAGCCGCCGAAATCCTCGACAGCCATCTCGACAGCCAGACGGGTGTTTGGCCCGCCATTGCCCGAATAGATCCCCGTCATATCGTCCAGCACCAAGAGCTTGACCTGATTGTCGCTGTCTTGCGCCAGCGCGCCCGCACCAAAAGTGCCCGCTATCGTGCCCGCCATCAGAGCGGCTGTCATCGTCGCCTTGATCTTCATGGTTTCCTCCCCGGTAACCGTTTCAATCCGACGCGCATTCCGAGATGCGCCATACCCGGCTGTCCAAAGGCAGCACGGTCGTGCACCTTCCGGCGCCGGACGACCCTCCCGATCGGTTCGACGCTACGTCAGAGATCCGATGCTATAGCGCCCGTGCGACGCCCGGAAAGAGGAGTTAGCTCTAGGGGGCATAGCCCAGATCAATAGCAGACCGGCGCCAGTATCGACGTCTGACGCGTGATGCACCGCGCCCCGGCGGACAGGGTGCTCTTTGGCGCAGCGGTTAAGCTTAAGCACACATCACGCCGCGCTTGACGCTTTGTCCCAACGTCCTGCGGCCCAGTTGAGGGCCAGCAGGGCGACAAGCGCGCCGACGCCGATACCCTCGATCCAGAGATCGGGCCAGAAGACAGCGATGACGCCCGGCACGATCAGCACCCGTTGCCACAGCGGCATCGGGGCAAAAAGAAACCCTTCGAGGCAGGCTGCGAAGGCGGTCAGCGCAACGATCGCGAGAAAGCCGTTCCAAAGGACAAGTGGCAAGGGACCGCCGAGGATGATGCTCTCATTGAAGACCATGAAAAGCGGGATCAGATAGAGGCCCTTGGCGAATTTCCACGACTGAAAGCTGGTCTCCATCGGTTTCGATCCGGCAATGGCCGCGCCCGCAAAGGCCGCCAGCGCAACTGGCGGGGTCACGTTGCTGTCCTGCGAATACCAAAAGACCACCAGATGCGCGATCAGCAGCGGTATACCGAATTCAGAAGTCAGTGCGGGGCCCACGAGGATGATCAGAACGATATAGGCGGCGGTCACGGGCAGGCCCAGACCCAGGATCAGACTGGCCAGCAGCACCAGAAGAAGCGCAAGCACCATGTTCCCGCCCGAAAACGCGATCATCATGGACGAGAATTTGAGGCCCAGCCCGGTCAGGCCGACGACGCCCACGATGATACCCGCCACCGCACAGGCGATCGACACCGCCACCGCGTTGCGCGCGCCAAGCTCCAGCGCCTGAAGCGTCAGGGAGAGACCGTCCTTGCACAGCGCGGCGAAGCCGCGTGCTGTCGGGCCATCCGAAGCGAAGGACCAGAGCGCCCGCGCAGACGCCGCCGCCACCACCGCGACGATGGCGTAGAAACCAACACGCATGGGCGAATATCCGGACACCAGAAGCCAAACCAGCACCACCAGCGGCAATAGGAAATGCCAGCCCTCTGCCAGCACCTTGCGCACACTGGGCAGATCTGCAGCAGGCAACCCCACCATGCCCTGCTTGACCGCGGCGATATGCACCAAGAGATAGACCACGCCGAAATATAAAAACGCCGGAAAAATCGAGACCAGAACGATATCGATATAGGGCACGCGCGTGAATTCACTGATCAGGAAGGCGCCTGCGCCCATCAGGGGCGGCATGATCTGCCCGCCGGTCGAGGCGGCAGCCTCGATCCCGCCCGCTTGGGCGGGGCGATAGCCCAGCTTTTTCATCAAGGGAATTGTGAAGGCTCCGGTTGTCACCACATTGGCAATGGCCGAGCCGCTGATCGAGCCCATGCCCGCAGAGGCGATCACCGCAGCCTTGGCCGGTCCGCCCCGCTGCTTGCCCGTCGCCGCAAAGGCCAGGTCGATAAAGAACTTGCCCGCGCCGGTCACCTCAAGAAAGGCCCCGAAGAGGACAAAGACAAAGATAAACGTCGCGGCCACGCCCAAGGGGAGGCCAAAGATCCCTTCGGCCCCAAGCGTCAGCTGACTTGCCAAGCGATCAAGCGTATAGCCGCGGTGGTTCAGAATGCCCGGCATCCAATCTGCCAGAAACGGCAACTCGCCCCGGTTGCCCGCGAAAGCATAGACTACGAAAAAGGCGCCGATCAGCGTCATACCAAGGCCCACGGCGCGCCGCGCGGCCTCAAGCACGACAAGCGTGGTGATAATCCCCACAACAACGTCGATCTGCCGCGGGAAGATCGCATTTGCGATGATGTCGATATTGCTGGGCACCCAGAACCCGACAAGCACGCCGCAGGCAATCAGCGGGCCGTCGATGGCCCAGCCAAGAAGTCCGCGCGCGCGGTCCTGTCCAAAGACGGGAAAGACAAGGAAGCACAGAACCAGGATAAAACCCAGATGGATAGGCCGCTGGAAAAAGAGGCCCAGTGGCTGCACCCCTGCGGCGTATAGCTGAAAGAGCGACAGGCCAATCCCGACGGCGGCGATCACCCGCAGCAACAGCAACGGAGTCGCAGGGGTCGGTTGCGGCATCGGGGGGCGCTCGGCGATATCCGTGCTCATGGCTGGTCTGTCCCTGTCAATGAGATGCGAACGCGGGCGCGGGGCGCAAGCGCCGAAAGCGAGACCTCGGTCTCAGCGGTGTTTATCCGGTGGTCCACATGACCAGCCCCAGGGCGCATGATATAGGCATTTCTCGGCACTGCCTCGTCAATATCCTCGATCCAGTAGCCACCTTGGCCGTCCGAAATCTGGCGGCCGCGGCCCGGTATGTGGTCAAGGCCGGCGGCAAAATCAGGCAGGTGCGAGCGTACAAGAACCATGGTTCCATCCCGGTTCGCGTAGCAATCCGATACTTCAAAACCCTGCACCGAATGGTTCCAGAGCACGCACCACGTCGCCCCTTGGGGCATGTCGAGAACGGTTAGTACCTGGCCCGTCTCAACCAATGTCGCCTTGAGCGTGTCGGCGTGCAAACCTGAGGCAAAAAGAGAAAGGAAGGCGGCCACTGGCCACCCTCCCAATCGCAGGATCACGGGCGCAGCGCGTCCGGAACGGTCGCGCCGGTTTCCTCGAAATACCGGATTGCACCGGGGTGCAGCGGGATCGGCGACGAGGACAACGCCAGCTCGACAGTTGTCTGGAGCGCGGCCGGGTGAACGGCCTGAAGCTCGGCGATGTTGTCGTACATCGCACTGGTGACCGCATAGACCAGATCATCCGACATTTCCGAAGACACAACGAGCACGTTGGGCACACCGATCACGGTCATATCGGCATCGACACCCTCATAGGTGCCACCGGTCAGCTTGGTCACGGCAAACACAGGATCAGCCTCGCGTGCGGCGGCCAGTTCCTCTTCGGTCAGCTCGATCATGACAATATCGTTCGTCGTGGCGAGGTTGAGGATCGAGGACGTCGGAGCGCCAACGGACCAGAAGCCGACGTCGATATCGCCATTGGCGAGTGCATCGGCGGTCTCGTTGAAGTTCAGCCGCTGCTCTTCGATGTCATCATAGGAGATGCCATTGGCGGTCAGAATCGCCTCGGTGTTGACTTCGGTCCCCGAGCCGGGCGCCCCGATCGACACGCGCTTGCCCTTGATGTCCTGCAGCGATGTGATGCCGCTACCTTCCAGCGTCACGATCTGCACCATGTTGGAGTAGGCCACGCCCATGGCGCGCAACATCGGCAACTCCTGCCCCTCGAAACGGCCAGTTCCGGTGTAACCCTGCTGAACGGTATCCGCGAGCGCCAGCGCGATATCGGCATCGCCCGTTGCGATGAGGCCCATATTTTCAACGGATGCACCCGTCACTTCGGCTGTCGCTGAGTGGCCCTCGACGTGGTTGTTGATAATCTCGGCCAAGCCACCACCCATCGGGTAGTAGACGCCGCCCGTACCGCCCGTAGCGACCGAGAGCTGCTGCTGTGCAAAAGCTGGGGTCGCCATCAGAAGAGTCGCGGCTGCAATTTTGGTAATAGTTTTCATTAGGTTATCCTCCCTGCGCAATTGTTATCATGCCTCACCGCTTTTTCAAGGTTGATGATGGTGTCTCATGCGTGGTGAACGCCGCGAGAGGCTGTTCGCGGCCAGTTGAATGAGAGGCGCAATGCAGTTCCGGTGCTGCCCTATCGTTGAATTATCTACTTTATATTGGTTGTTATGGTGCGCGCGACCGGCCTTGGAGGCAAAGGCCAGTCGTATCATTCATGTTTCAAGTCCAAAATCCCACGG
This portion of the Roseovarius nanhaiticus genome encodes:
- a CDS encoding ABC transporter ATP-binding protein; translated protein: MSAAAAAPAEADAVLTARGLTKAFGGFHAVDDLDLTIRQGTIHALIGPNGAGKSTVFGLLTKFHTPTSGRITLAGEDITGLKPADVVRRRMVRSFQISAIFPHMSVLENVRVSLQRHHGLDRQFWRPLSSLARLDGEARALLAQVGLEDAADDMAANLSYGRKRALEIATTLALDPRVLLLDEPMAGMASADVQMIARLIAKVGQGRTVLMVEHNLNVVEDLCDRVTVLARGRLLAEGDFATIRADRDVRAAYIGAEDG
- a CDS encoding glutathione S-transferase family protein, encoding MKLMKSTTSPYARLAHAMLIEAGADFELDILNPWADPDQLVAANPARRVPTLIMDDGTVMTEAMLIADHAAKIAPEGSHLKSISPVQYEIAGRAWGVTEAAVHIIIGRKIISDDLAATEYDSHPVAQRRYASMTNGLTQLEPMADHLSDTHMGMAEISVANAIEYVDFRFPEADWRPAIPALDAWRARNAHRPSLRDTVPS
- a CDS encoding ABC transporter substrate-binding protein, with amino-acid sequence MKIKATMTAALMAGTIAGTFGAGALAQDSDNQVKLLVLDDMTGIYSGNGGPNTRLAVEMAVEDFGGSVLGNPIEVLSADHQGKPDIGSALAQRFIDEEAVDAMTLGGSSAVGLAAQGRAAEAGVVTLVSGGYAPNFVGDQCSPYGVQWAPTTRELARGVAGAVVESGGDSWYLLTADYVFGHGLSKDATEAVEDAGGSVVGETVHPLNTNDLASALLSAQGSGANVIGLANAGTDLETAIKQAGPFGLSDKLVAMLVFANNVQALGLETTQNIRMATSFYYDLNDTTREWGARFLERSGGAVPTMGHAGAYAAVTHYLKAVEAAGTDDDATVTAKMKEMPIDGGFYENASIQENGRVIYDMLLVEVNTPEESEGPADLYEIVARIPGQDLFLSAAESGCALTAAN
- a CDS encoding TRAP transporter permease, which translates into the protein MSTDIAERPPMPQPTPATPLLLLRVIAAVGIGLSLFQLYAAGVQPLGLFFQRPIHLGFILVLCFLVFPVFGQDRARGLLGWAIDGPLIACGVLVGFWVPSNIDIIANAIFPRQIDVVVGIITTLVVLEAARRAVGLGMTLIGAFFVVYAFAGNRGELPFLADWMPGILNHRGYTLDRLASQLTLGAEGIFGLPLGVAATFIFVFVLFGAFLEVTGAGKFFIDLAFAATGKQRGGPAKAAVIASAGMGSISGSAIANVVTTGAFTIPLMKKLGYRPAQAGGIEAAASTGGQIMPPLMGAGAFLISEFTRVPYIDIVLVSIFPAFLYFGVVYLLVHIAAVKQGMVGLPAADLPSVRKVLAEGWHFLLPLVVLVWLLVSGYSPMRVGFYAIVAVVAAASARALWSFASDGPTARGFAALCKDGLSLTLQALELGARNAVAVSIACAVAGIIVGVVGLTGLGLKFSSMMIAFSGGNMVLALLLVLLASLILGLGLPVTAAYIVLIILVGPALTSEFGIPLLIAHLVVFWYSQDSNVTPPVALAAFAGAAIAGSKPMETSFQSWKFAKGLYLIPLFMVFNESIILGGPLPLVLWNGFLAIVALTAFAACLEGFLFAPMPLWQRVLIVPGVIAVFWPDLWIEGIGVGALVALLALNWAAGRWDKASSAA
- a CDS encoding DUF1850 domain-containing protein, encoding MAAFLSLFASGLHADTLKATLVETGQVLTVLDMPQGATWCVLWNHSVQGFEVSDCYANRDGTMVLVRSHLPDFAAGLDHIPGRGRQISDGQGGYWIEDIDEAVPRNAYIMRPGAGHVDHRINTAETEVSLSALAPRARVRISLTGTDQP
- a CDS encoding TAXI family TRAP transporter solute-binding subunit codes for the protein MKTITKIAAATLLMATPAFAQQQLSVATGGTGGVYYPMGGGLAEIINNHVEGHSATAEVTGASVENMGLIATGDADIALALADTVQQGYTGTGRFEGQELPMLRAMGVAYSNMVQIVTLEGSGITSLQDIKGKRVSIGAPGSGTEVNTEAILTANGISYDDIEEQRLNFNETADALANGDIDVGFWSVGAPTSSILNLATTNDIVMIELTEEELAAAREADPVFAVTKLTGGTYEGVDADMTVIGVPNVLVVSSEMSDDLVYAVTSAMYDNIAELQAVHPAALQTTVELALSSSPIPLHPGAIRYFEETGATVPDALRP